Proteins found in one Cellulomonas palmilytica genomic segment:
- a CDS encoding helix-turn-helix transcriptional regulator: MSKVTHVARTPDAHAPAAHATAPHATAPHATAPHATAPHATAPYAGHGDDTADASTRQRVLQLVAGEGPITAADLAARLDLTPAAIRRHLGVLEGVAQIAVHDGVGLGPARRGRPAKRYVVTAQGQSALSHRYAEIATDALRFLADTVGTEAVERFAAQRVAELEARLAPRVDEAAGDDVTGRVERLADALSDDGYAATARTVPGLHAVQLCQGHCPVQDVAHEFPQLCDAETRAFSRLLGVHVQRLATLAGGGHVCTTNIPVAQPPPAAGTAPTSNPPVLAPEGTNA; the protein is encoded by the coding sequence ATGAGCAAGGTCACGCACGTCGCGCGCACCCCGGACGCCCACGCCCCGGCCGCGCACGCCACCGCCCCGCACGCCACCGCCCCGCACGCCACCGCCCCGCACGCCACCGCCCCGCACGCCACGGCCCCGTACGCGGGCCACGGCGACGACACCGCCGACGCCTCGACGCGTCAGCGGGTCCTGCAGCTCGTCGCGGGCGAGGGGCCCATCACGGCCGCCGACCTCGCGGCCCGGCTCGACCTGACGCCCGCCGCGATCCGCCGTCACCTCGGCGTGCTCGAGGGCGTCGCGCAGATCGCGGTGCACGACGGCGTGGGTCTCGGCCCCGCACGGCGTGGCCGGCCCGCCAAGCGGTACGTCGTGACGGCGCAGGGTCAGAGCGCGCTGTCGCACCGGTACGCCGAGATCGCGACCGACGCGCTGCGGTTCCTCGCCGACACGGTGGGGACCGAGGCCGTCGAGCGGTTCGCGGCGCAGCGCGTCGCCGAGCTCGAGGCACGGCTCGCGCCGCGGGTCGACGAGGCCGCGGGCGACGACGTCACGGGACGCGTGGAGCGCCTCGCGGACGCGTTGTCCGACGACGGCTACGCGGCCACGGCGCGCACGGTGCCCGGCCTGCACGCCGTCCAGCTGTGCCAGGGCCACTGCCCGGTGCAGGACGTCGCGCACGAGTTCCCGCAGCTGTGCGACGCCGAGACGCGCGCGTTCTCGCGCCTGCTCGGCGTCCACGTGCAGCGGCTCGCGACCCTCGCGGGCGGCGGGCACGTGTGCACCACGAACATCCCGGTCGCCCAGCCGCCACCCGCGGCGGGCACCGCCCCGACCAGCAACCCCCCTGTGCTCGCCCCGGAAGGAACGAACGCATGA
- a CDS encoding ABC transporter permease, with translation MSGPTTGSPAHAGASSRRSRVVAQTSFEARAILRNGEQLLVTVVVPVLALVGLVQADVLDVDTGGLSRIDFFTPGILALAVMTSSFTSQAIASAFDRRNGVLRLLSTTPLGRGGLLAGKVLGVLVVELVQVLVIGLTAVALGWRPDALGVVLSLVAVLLGTAAFTSLALLVAGTLRAEAVLAVANLALLLLAVAGGVIVPADRLPGALAHLALLLPSGALGEAMRGAFQDGTLPAWSVVVLVAWTAALGWGAARLFRWH, from the coding sequence ATGAGCGGACCCACCACCGGCTCGCCAGCGCACGCCGGCGCCTCGTCGCGCCGCTCCCGCGTCGTCGCGCAGACCTCGTTCGAGGCGCGCGCGATCCTGCGCAACGGCGAGCAGCTGCTCGTGACGGTCGTCGTCCCGGTCCTCGCGCTCGTCGGGCTCGTGCAGGCCGACGTCCTCGACGTCGACACCGGCGGGCTGAGCCGCATCGACTTCTTCACCCCCGGCATCCTCGCGCTCGCCGTCATGACGTCGTCGTTCACGTCGCAGGCGATCGCGTCGGCGTTCGACCGGCGCAACGGCGTGCTGCGGCTGCTGTCCACCACACCGCTCGGGCGCGGCGGGCTGCTCGCGGGGAAGGTGCTCGGCGTGCTCGTCGTCGAGCTCGTGCAGGTGCTCGTCATCGGGCTCACGGCGGTCGCGCTCGGCTGGCGGCCCGACGCGCTCGGTGTCGTCCTGTCGCTCGTGGCGGTGCTGCTCGGGACGGCGGCGTTCACGTCGCTCGCGCTGCTGGTCGCCGGCACGCTGCGCGCCGAGGCCGTGCTGGCGGTCGCGAACCTCGCGCTCCTGCTGCTCGCGGTCGCCGGTGGCGTCATCGTCCCCGCGGACCGCCTGCCCGGTGCGCTCGCCCACCTGGCGCTCCTGCTGCCCTCGGGTGCGCTGGGCGAGGCCATGCGCGGGGCGTTCCAGGACGGCACGCTCCCGGCGTGGTCCGTGGTGGTGCTCGTCGCGTGGACCGCCGCGCTCGGGTGGGGCGCCGCGCGCCTGTTCCGCTGGCACTGA
- the sufC gene encoding Fe-S cluster assembly ATPase SufC, with product MTTLEIRDLHVSVETKEGPKPILRGVDLTVNSGETHAIMGPNGSGKSTLAYSLAGHPKYQITSGTVLLDGEDVLEMSVDERARAGMFLAMQYPVEVPGVSVSNFLRTAKTAIDGEAPALRSWVKDVKNAMENLRMDSTFAERSVNEGFSGGEKKRHEILQMELLKPRIAILDETDSGLDVDALRIVSEGVNRVRSTSDVGVLLITHYTRILRYIKPDFVHVFVDGRIAEEGGPELAERLENEGYDRFLVTS from the coding sequence ATGACCACCCTGGAGATCCGCGACCTGCACGTCAGCGTCGAGACCAAGGAGGGCCCCAAGCCCATCCTGCGCGGTGTCGACCTGACCGTGAACAGCGGCGAGACGCACGCGATCATGGGCCCCAACGGCTCGGGCAAGTCGACGCTCGCGTACTCGCTCGCCGGGCACCCGAAGTACCAGATCACGAGCGGCACCGTGCTGCTCGACGGCGAGGACGTCCTGGAGATGTCCGTCGACGAGCGCGCCCGCGCCGGCATGTTCCTCGCGATGCAGTACCCGGTCGAGGTGCCGGGCGTGTCGGTGTCGAACTTCCTGCGCACGGCGAAGACCGCGATCGACGGCGAGGCGCCCGCGCTGCGCTCGTGGGTCAAGGACGTCAAGAACGCCATGGAGAACCTGCGCATGGACTCGACGTTCGCGGAGCGCTCCGTGAACGAGGGCTTCTCCGGCGGTGAGAAGAAGCGCCACGAGATCCTGCAGATGGAGCTCCTCAAGCCGCGCATCGCGATCCTCGACGAGACCGACTCCGGCCTCGACGTCGACGCGCTGCGCATCGTGTCCGAGGGCGTCAACCGCGTCCGCTCGACGAGCGACGTGGGCGTCCTGCTCATCACGCACTACACGCGCATCCTGCGCTACATCAAGCCCGACTTCGTGCACGTCTTCGTCGACGGCCGCATCGCGGAGGAGGGCGGCCCGGAGCTCGCCGAGCGCCTCGAGAACGAGGGCTACGACCGGTTCCTGGTCACCTCCTGA
- a CDS encoding SufS family cysteine desulfurase yields MSTTLEAAELAAVRADFPLLERTLRDGRRLVYLDSGATSQKPDVVLDAEQDFYLQRNAAVHRGAHQLAEEATEAFEDARARVASFVGVSPGELVWTSNATAGINLVAYALSNATAGRGGAAAQRFALRPGDEIVVTEAEHHANLVPWQELALRTGATLRWIGVDDDGRLRTDELASVVTDRTRVLAFTHASNVTGAITDVPAFVSRAREVGALTVLDACQSVPHLPVDLHELGVDFAAFSGHKMLAPTGVGALYGRRELLEALPPVTTGGSMVEVVTMTETTYAPPPQRFEAGTQMVSQAVAMGAAATYLSDLGMEAVAAHEHHLAGLLLDAVASVPGVRVVGPTDTRDRLAAVSFVVDGVHAHDVGQVLDDAGVAVRVGHHCAQPLHRRFGVAATARATAAVYTTDEEIAVFREALAGVRAFFGLTD; encoded by the coding sequence GTGAGCACCACCCTGGAGGCCGCCGAGCTGGCGGCGGTGCGGGCCGACTTCCCGCTGCTCGAGCGCACGCTGCGCGACGGCCGGCGGCTGGTCTACCTGGACTCGGGCGCCACGTCGCAGAAGCCCGACGTGGTGCTCGACGCGGAGCAGGACTTCTACCTGCAGCGCAACGCCGCGGTGCACCGCGGCGCGCACCAGCTCGCCGAGGAGGCGACCGAGGCGTTCGAGGACGCACGGGCGCGCGTCGCGTCGTTCGTCGGGGTCTCGCCCGGCGAGCTCGTCTGGACGAGCAACGCGACCGCGGGCATCAACCTCGTCGCGTACGCGCTGTCGAACGCGACCGCGGGCCGCGGGGGAGCGGCGGCGCAGCGGTTCGCGCTGCGGCCCGGCGACGAGATCGTCGTGACCGAGGCCGAGCACCACGCGAACCTCGTGCCGTGGCAGGAGCTCGCGCTGCGCACGGGCGCGACGCTGCGCTGGATCGGCGTGGACGACGACGGGCGGCTGCGCACCGACGAGCTCGCGAGCGTCGTGACGGACCGCACGCGCGTCCTGGCGTTCACGCACGCGTCCAACGTGACCGGCGCGATCACCGACGTGCCCGCGTTCGTCTCCCGGGCCCGCGAGGTCGGCGCGCTCACCGTGCTCGACGCGTGCCAGTCGGTGCCGCACCTGCCGGTCGACCTGCACGAGCTCGGCGTCGACTTCGCCGCGTTCTCGGGCCACAAGATGCTCGCCCCCACGGGCGTCGGCGCGCTGTACGGGCGGCGCGAGCTGCTCGAGGCGCTCCCGCCCGTGACCACGGGCGGCTCGATGGTCGAGGTCGTCACCATGACGGAGACGACGTACGCGCCGCCGCCGCAGCGCTTCGAGGCCGGGACGCAGATGGTGTCGCAGGCCGTCGCGATGGGCGCGGCCGCGACCTACCTGTCCGACCTGGGCATGGAGGCCGTCGCGGCGCACGAGCACCACCTCGCGGGCCTCCTGCTCGACGCGGTGGCGTCCGTACCGGGCGTGCGGGTCGTCGGCCCGACCGACACGCGCGACCGCCTCGCGGCCGTGTCGTTCGTCGTGGACGGCGTGCACGCGCACGACGTCGGCCAGGTGCTCGACGACGCGGGCGTCGCGGTGCGCGTCGGGCACCACTGCGCGCAGCCCCTGCACCGCAGGTTCGGCGTGGCCGCCACGGCGCGCGCCACCGCCGCGGTGTACACGACCGACGAGGAGATCGCCGTGTTCCGGGAAGCACTCGCGGGGGTCCGCGCGTTCTTCGGACTGACGGACTGA
- a CDS encoding metal-sulfur cluster assembly factor → MTSPTTGSPTTVADVEEAMRDVIDPELGINVVDLGLVYGIALEQNTAVIDMTLTSAACPLTDVIEDQSAQALDGIVDGFRINWVWMPPWGPEKITDDGREQMRALGFNI, encoded by the coding sequence ATGACCAGCCCCACCACGGGCTCCCCGACGACCGTCGCCGACGTCGAGGAGGCGATGCGCGACGTGATCGACCCCGAGCTCGGGATCAACGTCGTGGACCTCGGCCTCGTGTACGGCATCGCGCTCGAGCAGAACACCGCCGTCATCGACATGACGCTCACCTCGGCGGCCTGCCCGCTGACGGACGTCATCGAGGACCAGTCCGCGCAGGCGCTCGACGGCATCGTCGACGGCTTCCGCATCAACTGGGTGTGGATGCCGCCGTGGGGCCCGGAGAAGATCACGGACGACGGCCGCGAGCAGATGCGGGCGCTCGGCTTCAACATCTGA
- the ypfJ gene encoding KPN_02809 family neutral zinc metallopeptidase, producing MTFQEGGNFGGGRVQSRRSAGGKGMAIGGGVGGLGLLVILAITLLSGGNVDPGALLGGGGEPGDDGTIGACTAEQANTDRACRLSATLDSLDTYWAPTLRKADATIPEAVEFTSAVSTACGNASSSSGPFYCPGDQSIYLDLGFFDLLTSQFGAQGGPLAEMYVYAHEYGHHIQNVTGVFDSSDRRGSGAESDSVRVELQADCYAGMWAGTAATTKDPDTGVTYLKPITADELAQAIDAAEAVGDDHIQQQSGGGVNPDSWTHGSSEQRQRWFTTGYQQRDLAACDTFAATDL from the coding sequence GTGACGTTCCAGGAGGGTGGCAACTTCGGCGGCGGGCGCGTGCAGTCGCGCCGCTCGGCGGGCGGCAAGGGTATGGCGATCGGCGGCGGCGTCGGCGGGCTCGGCCTGCTCGTGATCCTCGCGATCACGCTGCTGTCGGGCGGCAACGTCGACCCGGGCGCACTGCTCGGCGGAGGCGGCGAGCCCGGCGACGACGGCACGATCGGCGCGTGCACCGCCGAGCAGGCGAACACCGACCGCGCGTGCCGCCTGTCCGCGACGCTCGACTCGCTCGACACGTACTGGGCACCCACGCTCCGCAAGGCCGACGCGACCATCCCCGAGGCCGTCGAGTTCACGTCCGCCGTGAGCACCGCGTGCGGGAACGCGTCCTCGTCGTCCGGGCCGTTCTACTGCCCCGGCGACCAGAGCATCTACCTCGACCTCGGCTTCTTCGACCTGCTGACCAGCCAGTTCGGCGCACAGGGCGGCCCGCTGGCGGAGATGTACGTGTACGCGCACGAGTACGGCCACCACATCCAGAACGTCACGGGCGTGTTCGACTCCTCCGACCGGCGCGGTTCCGGCGCGGAGTCGGACTCCGTGCGTGTCGAGCTGCAGGCCGACTGCTACGCGGGCATGTGGGCGGGCACCGCCGCGACGACGAAGGACCCGGACACCGGCGTCACCTACCTCAAGCCCATCACCGCCGACGAGCTCGCGCAGGCCATCGACGCGGCCGAGGCCGTCGGCGACGACCACATCCAGCAGCAGTCCGGCGGCGGCGTGAACCCCGACTCCTGGACGCACGGCTCGAGCGAGCAGCGCCAGCGCTGGTTCACCACCGGCTACCAGCAGCGCGACCTCGCGGCGTGCGACACCTTCGCCGCCACCGACCTGTGA
- the sufB gene encoding Fe-S cluster assembly protein SufB yields MSAPTQDPAQPMTQDEAIASIGNYTYGWHDPDVAGATARRGLDEDVVREISRLKNEPEWMLKTRLKALRMFEKKPMPWWGADLSGIDFDNIKYFVRSTEKQAASWDDLPEDIKSTYDRLGIPEAEKQRLVAGVAAQYESEVVYHQIQESLEEQGVIFLDTDTGLREHPEIFEQYFGSVIPPGDNKFASLNTAVWSGGSFVYVPPGVHVEIPLQAYFRINTENMGQFERTLIIADEGSYVHYVEGCTAPVYSSDSLHSAVVEIIVKKNARVRYTTIQNWSNNVYNLVTKRATAAEGATMEWVDGNIGSKVTMKYPAIYLMGEHARGETLSIAFAGEGQHQDAGSKMVHAAPHTSSSIVSKSVARGGGRTSYRGLVQILEGASHSASNVLCDALLVDQISRSDTYPYVDVREDDVSMGHEATVSRVSEDQLFYLMSRGMPETEAMAMIVRGFVEPIARELPMEYALELNRLIELQMEGAVG; encoded by the coding sequence ATGAGCGCACCCACGCAGGACCCGGCACAGCCGATGACGCAGGACGAGGCCATCGCCTCGATCGGCAACTACACCTACGGCTGGCACGACCCGGACGTCGCGGGCGCGACCGCTCGGCGAGGGCTGGACGAGGACGTCGTCCGTGAGATCTCGCGGCTCAAGAACGAGCCCGAGTGGATGCTCAAGACGCGCCTGAAGGCGCTGCGCATGTTCGAGAAGAAGCCCATGCCCTGGTGGGGCGCGGACCTGTCGGGCATCGACTTCGACAACATCAAGTACTTCGTGCGGTCCACGGAGAAGCAGGCGGCCAGCTGGGACGACCTGCCCGAGGACATCAAGAGCACGTACGACCGGCTCGGCATCCCGGAGGCGGAGAAGCAGCGCCTCGTCGCGGGCGTCGCCGCGCAGTACGAGTCCGAGGTCGTCTACCACCAGATCCAGGAGTCGCTCGAGGAGCAGGGCGTCATCTTCCTCGACACCGACACGGGCCTGCGCGAGCACCCGGAGATCTTCGAGCAGTACTTCGGCTCCGTGATCCCCCCGGGCGACAACAAGTTCGCGTCGCTCAACACCGCCGTGTGGTCGGGCGGCTCGTTCGTCTACGTCCCGCCGGGCGTGCACGTCGAGATCCCGCTGCAGGCCTACTTCCGCATCAACACGGAGAACATGGGCCAGTTCGAGCGGACGCTGATCATCGCGGACGAGGGCTCGTACGTGCACTACGTCGAGGGCTGCACCGCGCCGGTGTACTCCTCGGACTCGCTGCACTCGGCCGTCGTCGAGATCATCGTCAAGAAGAACGCCCGCGTGCGGTACACGACGATCCAGAACTGGTCGAACAACGTGTACAACCTCGTGACCAAGCGGGCGACCGCCGCCGAGGGCGCGACCATGGAGTGGGTCGACGGCAACATCGGCTCGAAGGTCACCATGAAGTACCCGGCGATCTACCTCATGGGCGAGCACGCGCGCGGCGAGACGCTGTCGATCGCGTTCGCCGGCGAGGGCCAGCACCAGGACGCGGGCTCGAAGATGGTGCACGCCGCGCCGCACACCTCGAGCTCGATCGTCTCGAAGTCGGTCGCGCGCGGCGGTGGCCGCACGTCGTACCGCGGCCTCGTGCAGATCCTCGAGGGCGCCTCGCACTCCGCGTCCAACGTGCTGTGCGACGCGCTGCTCGTCGACCAGATCTCCCGCTCGGACACCTACCCGTACGTCGACGTCCGCGAGGACGACGTGTCGATGGGCCACGAGGCCACGGTGTCCCGCGTGAGCGAGGACCAGCTGTTCTACCTGATGTCCCGAGGCATGCCGGAGACGGAGGCCATGGCGATGATCGTGCGCGGGTTCGTCGAGCCCATCGCGCGTGAGCTGCCCATGGAGTACGCCCTCGAGCTGAACCGCCTCATCGAGCTGCAGATGGAAGGGGCCGTCGGCTGA
- the sufD gene encoding Fe-S cluster assembly protein SufD: MTTTTNESGLSTDHSRAVADGAHTHGVGGVPEASRAERRTSFDVTDFPVPNGREEEWRFTPVDRLAPLFAAATDGVLAGHGVLTTVVESPEAGVEIVDRGDARLGTVGKPGDRAAAVAWASAPRATLVTIPREAVASKVTSVRIEGVEGAGSNEAPLEPSAAHLVVKAEALSQGTVVIDHVGHAALTETVEIVAEDGAHLTVVSVHDWADGSVHNASHRLKVGRDATVKHIVVTLGGDVVRVTPDAEFSGEGGSVTMLGLYFADASQHQEHRLFVDHAVPNCVSRVTYKGALQGEGAHTVWVGDVLIRAEAEGTDTYELNRNLVLTDGARADSVPNLEIETGVIEGAGHASATGRFDDEQLFYLRARGIPEPDARRLVVRGFFAELVHEIGVPEVEERLIAAIEAELEESMSVLDQVAVEGSETGAVVEQA, translated from the coding sequence ATGACGACCACCACGAACGAGTCGGGGCTGTCGACCGACCACTCCCGCGCGGTCGCGGACGGCGCGCACACCCACGGCGTGGGCGGCGTGCCCGAGGCGTCGCGCGCCGAGCGCCGTACCTCCTTCGACGTCACGGACTTCCCGGTCCCGAACGGTCGCGAGGAGGAGTGGCGGTTCACCCCGGTCGACCGCCTCGCGCCGCTGTTCGCGGCCGCGACCGACGGCGTGCTCGCCGGTCACGGCGTGCTGACCACGGTCGTCGAGTCGCCCGAGGCGGGCGTCGAGATCGTCGACCGCGGCGACGCGCGCCTCGGCACGGTCGGCAAGCCCGGTGACCGGGCCGCCGCCGTCGCGTGGGCCTCCGCGCCGCGCGCGACGCTCGTGACGATCCCGCGCGAGGCCGTGGCGTCCAAGGTCACGTCCGTGCGCATCGAGGGCGTCGAGGGCGCCGGCAGTAACGAGGCGCCGCTCGAGCCGAGCGCCGCGCACCTCGTCGTGAAGGCCGAGGCGCTGTCGCAGGGCACGGTCGTCATCGACCACGTCGGTCACGCCGCGCTCACCGAGACGGTCGAGATCGTCGCGGAGGACGGCGCGCACCTCACGGTCGTGTCCGTGCACGACTGGGCCGACGGCTCGGTGCACAACGCGTCGCACCGCCTCAAGGTCGGCCGCGACGCGACGGTCAAGCACATCGTCGTGACGCTCGGCGGCGACGTCGTGCGCGTGACGCCCGACGCGGAGTTCTCCGGCGAGGGCGGCTCGGTCACGATGCTCGGCCTGTACTTCGCCGACGCGTCGCAGCACCAGGAGCACCGCCTGTTCGTCGACCACGCGGTGCCGAACTGCGTCAGCCGCGTGACCTACAAGGGCGCGCTGCAGGGCGAGGGCGCGCACACCGTGTGGGTCGGCGACGTGCTGATCCGCGCCGAGGCCGAGGGCACCGACACGTACGAGCTCAACCGCAACCTCGTCCTCACGGACGGCGCGCGCGCGGACTCGGTGCCGAACCTCGAGATCGAGACCGGTGTCATCGAGGGCGCGGGTCACGCGTCCGCGACCGGACGGTTCGACGACGAGCAGCTGTTCTACCTGCGGGCCCGCGGCATCCCCGAGCCCGACGCACGTCGCCTCGTCGTGCGCGGGTTCTTCGCCGAGCTCGTGCACGAGATCGGCGTGCCGGAGGTCGAGGAGCGCCTCATCGCCGCGATCGAGGCCGAGCTCGAGGAGTCGATGTCCGTGCTCGACCAGGTCGCCGTCGAGGGCAGCGAGACGGGCGCCGTCGTGGAGCAGGCATGA
- a CDS encoding ABC transporter ATP-binding protein — protein MPASPVAEHAVEISALVKRYGDRAVVDGLDLVARPGAVTAVLGPNGAGKTTTIECCEGLRRPDAGTVRVLGLDPVDDARELRPRVGVMLQDGGLPTGVPAAHMLEHVARMYADPRPLDELTERLGLASFARTTVRRLSGGQRQRLALAAAVVGRPQVAFLDEPSAGMDPQSRRAVWDLVRELRDEGVAVVLTTHLMDEAEDLADHVVVVDHGRVIAQGSVRDLVSSGDDRTLRLDAAPGLDLAALAAALTAGDAPAVTATETSPGSYAVVGAVGPTTVAALTRWLAEQDVLATRLTVGRRTLEDVFLDLTGRTLR, from the coding sequence GTGCCCGCCTCCCCCGTCGCCGAGCACGCCGTCGAGATCTCCGCACTCGTCAAGCGCTACGGCGACCGCGCCGTCGTCGACGGTCTCGACCTCGTCGCGCGCCCCGGTGCCGTGACCGCCGTCCTCGGGCCGAACGGCGCGGGCAAGACGACGACGATCGAGTGCTGCGAGGGGCTGCGCCGCCCCGACGCGGGCACGGTGCGCGTCCTCGGGCTGGACCCGGTCGACGACGCCCGTGAGCTGCGCCCCCGCGTCGGCGTCATGCTGCAGGACGGCGGCCTGCCCACGGGCGTGCCCGCCGCGCACATGCTCGAGCACGTCGCCCGCATGTACGCCGACCCGCGTCCGCTCGACGAGCTCACCGAACGCCTCGGGCTCGCGTCCTTCGCGCGCACCACCGTGCGTCGCCTGTCAGGCGGGCAACGCCAGCGCCTCGCGCTCGCCGCGGCCGTCGTCGGGCGCCCGCAGGTCGCGTTCCTCGACGAGCCGAGCGCGGGCATGGACCCGCAGTCCCGCCGCGCCGTGTGGGACCTCGTGCGCGAGCTGCGCGACGAGGGCGTGGCGGTCGTGCTCACGACGCACCTCATGGACGAGGCGGAGGACCTCGCCGACCACGTCGTCGTCGTCGACCACGGCAGGGTCATCGCGCAGGGCTCGGTGCGCGACCTCGTCTCGTCGGGCGACGACCGCACGCTGCGCCTCGACGCGGCACCCGGGCTCGACCTCGCCGCGCTCGCCGCGGCCCTCACCGCCGGCGACGCCCCCGCGGTGACGGCGACGGAGACCTCCCCCGGCTCGTACGCGGTCGTCGGGGCCGTCGGCCCGACGACCGTCGCCGCCCTGACGCGGTGGCTCGCCGAGCAGGACGTGCTCGCGACGCGGCTCACCGTCGGCCGCCGCACGCTCGAGGACGTCTTCCTCGACCTCACCGGACGGACCCTGCGATGA
- the sufU gene encoding Fe-S cluster assembly sulfur transfer protein SufU, whose translation MSSSMEQLYQQVILDHAKFPHGRGLGDAVSGAHSAQSHQVNPTCGDEVTLQVDVDDSGVVRGLRWEGQGCSISQASVSVLHDLVLDQPLTTVDTLAASFRDLMQSKGQGLDDDDAEEALGDAAAFTGVGKYSARVKCALLGWVALNDALIKTGSREDA comes from the coding sequence ATGAGCAGCTCGATGGAGCAGCTGTACCAGCAGGTGATCCTGGACCACGCGAAGTTCCCGCACGGGCGGGGGCTGGGCGACGCGGTCTCGGGCGCCCACTCGGCGCAGTCGCACCAGGTGAACCCCACGTGCGGCGACGAGGTGACGCTGCAGGTCGACGTCGACGACTCCGGTGTGGTCCGCGGGCTGCGCTGGGAGGGCCAGGGGTGCTCGATCTCGCAGGCCTCGGTCTCCGTCCTGCACGACCTGGTCCTCGACCAGCCGCTCACGACCGTCGACACCCTCGCCGCGTCGTTCCGTGACCTCATGCAGTCCAAGGGCCAGGGGCTCGACGACGACGACGCCGAGGAGGCGCTCGGCGACGCCGCCGCCTTCACGGGCGTCGGCAAGTACTCCGCACGCGTGAAGTGCGCCCTGCTCGGCTGGGTCGCCCTGAACGACGCACTCATCAAGACCGGCTCCCGGGAGGACGCATGA
- a CDS encoding NYN domain-containing protein, which yields MSTDDSSARVGVYIDFDNIVISRYDQVHRRGAFQSDDARRHRPDGDGEVATRLRAARVDVDAIIDYASSFGRVVVSRAYADWSQPVNAGYHQQLIDRAVDLTQLFPVGPRMKNGADIRLAVDVIEDLFRLEDLTHVVIIAGDSDYIALAQRAKRLGRTVIGVGVAGSTSRSLMSACDEYADYDAILDTSAPPEDDEPDEPATAAPEPSPAADTSDERAAQPAPNGDRAAQRRATQLLMRAMRLIHAKKDDEPWLSYGEVKSQMMRLDPAFAERPLGFTSFSDFIASRSSIVEIAKETSKHQQRVRLRPSYR from the coding sequence ATGAGCACCGACGACAGCTCCGCCCGCGTGGGCGTCTACATCGACTTCGACAACATCGTCATCTCCCGGTACGACCAGGTGCACCGCCGCGGCGCGTTCCAGTCCGACGACGCGCGCCGCCACCGACCCGACGGCGACGGCGAGGTCGCCACGAGGCTGCGCGCCGCGCGGGTCGACGTGGACGCGATCATCGACTACGCGTCGTCGTTCGGCCGCGTCGTCGTCAGCCGCGCGTACGCCGACTGGTCGCAGCCCGTGAACGCCGGCTACCACCAGCAGCTCATCGACCGCGCGGTCGACCTCACGCAGCTGTTCCCCGTCGGCCCGCGCATGAAGAACGGCGCGGACATCCGGCTCGCGGTCGACGTCATCGAGGACCTGTTCCGCCTCGAGGACCTCACGCACGTCGTGATCATCGCGGGCGACTCCGACTACATCGCGCTCGCGCAGCGCGCCAAGCGCCTCGGCCGCACCGTCATCGGCGTGGGCGTCGCGGGCTCGACGAGCCGCTCCCTGATGTCCGCGTGCGACGAGTACGCGGACTACGACGCGATCCTCGACACGAGCGCACCGCCCGAGGACGACGAGCCCGACGAGCCGGCCACCGCCGCACCCGAGCCCTCCCCCGCGGCCGACACGTCCGACGAACGCGCCGCGCAGCCCGCGCCGAACGGCGACCGCGCCGCGCAGCGCCGCGCCACGCAGCTGCTCATGCGCGCCATGCGCCTCATCCACGCGAAGAAGGACGACGAGCCCTGGCTCTCGTACGGCGAGGTCAAGAGCCAGATGATGCGCCTCGACCCGGCGTTCGCCGAGCGCCCGCTGGGGTTCACGTCGTTCAGCGACTTCATCGCCTCGCGCTCGAGCATCGTCGAGATCGCCAAGGAGACCTCGAAGCACCAGCAGCGCGTGCGCCTGCGCCCCAGCTACCGCTGA
- a CDS encoding non-heme iron oxygenase ferredoxin subunit, translating to MTAQLACYASDVPVGGTLRVELEAETGTVEVAIVRDDDGELHAISDICSHGAVSLSDGEVEGCTIECWLHGSRFDLRSGKPLGPPAVTPVPVYPVTLDGERVLVDVDRTL from the coding sequence ATGACCGCACAGCTCGCGTGCTACGCGTCCGACGTGCCCGTCGGCGGCACGCTGCGCGTCGAGCTCGAGGCCGAGACCGGGACGGTCGAGGTCGCGATCGTGCGCGACGACGACGGCGAGCTGCACGCGATCAGCGACATCTGCTCGCACGGCGCCGTCTCTCTGTCCGACGGCGAGGTCGAGGGCTGCACGATCGAGTGCTGGCTGCACGGCTCGCGGTTCGACCTGCGCTCCGGCAAGCCGCTCGGCCCGCCCGCCGTCACCCCCGTCCCCGTCTACCCGGTCACGCTGGACGGCGAGCGCGTGCTCGTCGACGTGGACCGGACTCTCTGA